One segment of Opitutaceae bacterium DNA contains the following:
- a CDS encoding SEC-C domain-containing protein, whose translation MSPSEPEKRSINETDPCPCGSGGTFADCCRAVHVGARPAASAEELMRARFSAHAVGNFKFLHDSYRATAGRPYVPEDGEPEITWTRLEIHGHETTDNPDRSFVDFSAYGTEGGVEKVLHEKAEFLRVNGTWLYNREMRLGPAPYRSASPKVGRNDPCPCGSGKKYKHCCLA comes from the coding sequence ATGTCACCTTCGGAGCCGGAAAAGAGGAGCATCAATGAGACTGATCCCTGCCCATGCGGCAGCGGAGGAACTTTCGCGGACTGCTGCCGCGCGGTTCATGTCGGGGCACGACCGGCGGCGTCGGCTGAGGAGCTGATGCGCGCGCGGTTTTCCGCGCATGCGGTGGGCAATTTCAAGTTTCTTCACGACTCCTATCGGGCGACGGCTGGGAGACCGTACGTGCCGGAAGATGGAGAACCGGAAATCACCTGGACGCGTCTGGAAATTCACGGGCATGAAACGACCGACAATCCTGACCGATCGTTCGTCGATTTCTCAGCCTATGGGACTGAGGGAGGCGTTGAGAAGGTGCTCCACGAAAAGGCGGAATTTCTGCGCGTGAACGGGACCTGGCTCTACAATCGCGAAATGCGGCTCGGGCCGGCACCGTACCGATCGGCGAGTCCGAAGGTGGGGCGCAACGATCCCTGTCCGTGCGGGAGCGGGAAAAAGTACAAGCACTGCTGCCTGGCGTAG